A window of the Henckelia pumila isolate YLH828 chromosome 3, ASM3356847v2, whole genome shotgun sequence genome harbors these coding sequences:
- the LOC140888122 gene encoding uncharacterized protein: MDSSSVSNSFLKPPILDGANYALWKHRMRYTIKAMDVRAWQSILTGWTPPTTQDDDGDYIIKREENWTTEETLSSSYNAKALNEILATVDMRMYGIISDCTIAKDAWDALQEHCEGTDSVKRTRLRLLNAKFERIRMDENETIAEYDKKLREIATEAHALGGPIASEAMVNKVL, translated from the coding sequence atggactcatcaTCTGTTTCGAATTCGTTTCTCAAACCTCCAATTCTTGATGGAGCCAATTACGCACTTTGGAAGCATAGAATGAGATATACTATTAAAGCTatggatgttcgtgcttggcaaagtattctgactggttggactcctccaacAACGCAAGATGACGACGGAGACTATATCATCAAGAGAGAAGAAAATTGGACTACCGAGGAAACACTAAGctcaagctacaatgctaagGCACTCAATGAAATCCTTGCAACTGTGGACATGAGGATGTATGGGATCATATCTGACTGCACTATTGCTAAGGATGCAtgggatgctcttcaagaacactgcgAAGGGACTGATAGTGTGAAAAGAACAAGACTGAGATTGTTAAACGCTAAATTTGAGAGAATCAGGATGGATGAAAATGAGACTATTGCTGAGTATGATAagaaacttagggagatagctactGAGGCTCATGCTCTCGGAGGACCTATTGCGAGTGAAGctatggtgaacaaggttctttGA
- the LOC140892853 gene encoding uncharacterized protein, producing MTRQILLRPPGSMVDRRQPLLENADYSSSRGGVRKMRLAEVAGGTAAECAAVCCCCPCGIVNLLVLAVYKLPAGLCRKALRRKRRLRLMKKGLLPPRKCGCDEKEVHMHSVAMVNALEMMGDDKEVMELEKEMWEKFYSAGFWRSSSQRSEN from the coding sequence atgacgAGGCAAATCCTGCTGCGTCCGCCGGGTTCGATGGTTGACCGGCGGCAGCCGCTGCTGGAGAACGCGGACTACTCGTCGTCACGGGGCGGCGTGAGGAAGATGAGGCTGGCGGAGGTGGCGGGGGGCACGGCTGCGGAGTGCGCGGCGGTGTGCTGTTGCTGTCCCTGCGGGATTGTGAACCTTCTGGTGCTGGCTGTGTACAAGTTGCCGGCGGGGCTGTGCCGGAAGGCCTTGAGGCGGAAGCGGCGGCTGAGGCTGATGAAGAAGGGGCTGCTGCCGCCGCGGAAGTGCGGGTGCGATGAAAAGGAGGTGCATATGCATTCGGTGGCCATGGTCAATGCTCTGGAGATGATGGGGGACGACAAGGAGGTGATGGAGCTGGAGAAGGAGATGTGGGAAAAATTTTACAGTGCTGGATTCTGGAGGAGTTCGTCTCAGAGAagtgaaaattaa
- the LOC140886871 gene encoding calcium-transporting ATPase, endoplasmic reticulum-type, producing the protein MEEIFDEKAFKAWSWSVEQCLKEYKVKLEKGLSTSEVENRRERYGWNELTKEKGKPIWRLVLEQFDDTLVKILLVAAFISFVLAYLHGNDNGESGFEAYVEPFVIVLILILNAIVGVWQEGNAEKALEALKEMQCDTGKAIRDGYLVPDLPARELVPGDIVELRVGDKVPADMRVAVLRTLTLRVEQSSLTGEAMPVMKGTNPIFLDDCELQAKENMVFAGTTVVNGSCICIVVNIGMCTEIGKIQTQIHEASLEENETPLKKKLDEFGNRLTIAIGLICLMVWIINYKYFLTWEVVDGWPLNFQFSFDKCTYYFKIAIALAVAAIPEGLPAVITTCLALGTRKMAQKNAIVRKLPSVETLGCTTVICSDKTGTLTTNQMSVTEFLTLGRDATTSRIFRVEGTTYDPKDGGIVDWKCSDMDANLQAVAEICAVCNDAGIFCDGRLFRATGLPTEAALKVLVEKMGVPESEVRNKIRNSKLLSSYLIDCNTVKLACCEWWNKRSKKVATLEFDRVRKSMSVIVREPSGHNRLLVKGAVESLLERSSHVQLAGGSIIPIDDPCKQLLLLRHLDMSSKGLRCLGLAYKEELGELSDYYTDNHPAHKKLLDHSSYAIIESGLIFVGVVGLRDPPREEVHKAIEDCRGAGIKVMVITGDNKSTAEAICREILLFSEGEDIQGKSFTSKEFMSLSRSKQLDILSKPGGKVFSRAEPKHKQDIVRMLKDMGEVVAMTGDGVNDAPALKLADIGIAMGITGTEVAKEASDMVLADDNFSSIVSAVAEGRSIYNNMKAFIRYMISSNVGEVVSIFFTAALGLPECMIPVQLLWVNLVTDGPPATALGFNPADVDIMQKPPRKSNDALINSWVFFRYMVIGSYVGIATVGVFILWYTRPSFLGINLVEDGHTLVELSQLRHWGECSSWSNFTASPYTVVGGRLITFSNPCDYFSVGKVKAMTLSLSVLVAIEMFNSLNALSEDNSLIQMPPWRNPWLLLAMAVSLCLHCLILYVPILANVFGIVPLSLNEWLLVLVVSAPVVLIDEVLKFVGRRRRRLLLVTKAKKA; encoded by the exons ATGGAGGAAATTTTTGATGAAAAAGCATTCAAGGCATGGTCATGGTCTGTTGAGCAATGTTTGAAAGAGTACAAAGTGAAACTTGAAAAGGGTCTAAGCACCAGCGAGGTGGAGAACAGGCGAGAGCGATACGGTTGGAATGAACTTaccaaagagaaaggaaaaccTATTTGGAGACTCGTTCTCGAACAATTCGATGATACGCTTGTGAAGATACTCTTGGTGGCAGCTTTCATTTCATTTGTTCTGGCTTACTTGCATGGAAATGACAACGGCGAGTCAGGGTTCGAAGCATATGTAGAACCTTTTGTAATCGTCTTGATATTGATCCTTAATGCTATTGTTGGTGTCTGGCAAGAGGGTAACGCCGAAAAAGCGCTCGAAGCTTTAAAAGAAATGCAATGTGATACTGGAAAGGCAATAAGAGATGGGTATTTGGTGCCAGATCTACCCGCACGTGAACTTGTACCAGGAGATATTGTAGAATTACGAGTTGGGGATAAAGTTCCGGCGGACATGCGAGTTGCCGTTTTGAGAACATTGACCTTACGAGTCGAGCAGAGTTCACTGACTGGTGAGGCAATGCCGGTCATGAAAGGAACCAATCCCATATTCTTGGATGATTGTGAGTTGCAGGCCAAAGAAAACATGGTTTTTGCTGGAACGACGGTTGTTAATGGTAGTTGCATCTGCATCGTTGTGAACATTGGAATGTGCACCGAAATTGGCAAGATACAGACACAAATACATGAAGCATCGTTGGAAGAAAACGAGACCCCTTTGAAAAAGAAACTAGATGAGTTTGGTAATAGGCTTACTATTGCAATTGGCCTCATCTGTCTCATGGTGTGGATAATAAATTACAAATATTTTCTCACATGGGAGGTTGTCGATGGATGGCCTCTTAACTTCCAGTTCTCTTTTGACAAATGCACTTATTATTTTAAGATAGCAATCGCTCTAGCAGTTGCTGCCATCCCCGAAGGTCTTCCTGCTGTAATTACCACCTGCTTAGCACTTGGTACAAGGAAAATGGCCCAAAAAAATGCTATAGTACGGAAGCTTCCTAGTGTGGAGACCTTAGGATGTACAACTGTTATTTGTTCAGATAAAACTGGTACCTTGACTACGAATCAGATGTCTGTGACGGAATTCCTTACATTGGGACGAGACGCTACAACATCGAGAATTTTCCGTGTTGAAGGTACAACTTATGATCCTAAGGATGGAGGAATAGTTGACTGGAAATGCTCTGATATGGATGCCAATTTGCAAGCTGTGGCTGAAATTTGTGCAGTTTGCAATGATGCTGGAATATTTTGTGATGGTCGTTTATTCAGAGCAACTGGACTGCCAACTGAAGCAGCCCTTAAGGTTTTAGTTGAAAAGATGGGAGTTCCAGAGAGTGAGGTGAGGAACAAAATCCGTAATTCGAAGCTTTTATCGAGCTATTTGATTGATTGCAACACAGTTAAACTAG CTTGTTGCGAGTGGTGGAATAAAAGATCGAAAAAAGTTGCTACGCTTGAATTTGATCGTGTCCGTAAATCAATGAGTGTTATTGTCCGTGAGCCTAGTGGGCACAACCGACTCCTTGTCAAG GGTGCGGTTGAGAGTCTTTTGGAGCGTAGTTCCCATGTCCAACTTGCTGGTGGATCTATCATCCCCATTGACGATCCCTGTAAGCAACTGCTTCTATTGAGACACCTGGACATGAGTTCAAAGGGTCTGCGATGCTTAGGATTGGCTTATAAAGAAGAACTGGGGGAACTTTCCGACTATTATACTGATAATCACCCAGCCCACAAAAAGTTACTTGATCATTCCTCCTACGCCATTATAGAAAGTGGACTAATTTTTGTAGGGGTGGTCGGCCTAAGG GACCCTCCTCGTGAGGAAGTCCACAAAGCAATAGAGGATTGCCGAGGAGCAGGAATTAAGGTCATGGTAATCACTGGAGACAATAAGTCCACAGCTGAGGCTATTTGTCGGGAAATTCTGTTGTTTTCTGAGGGTGAGGATATTCAAGGAAAAAGCTTTACCAGCAAAGAGTTCATGTCCCTTTCTCGCTCAAAACAACTTGATATTTTGTCGAAACCGGGTGGCAAGGTTTTCTCTCGAGCCGAGCCTAAGCATAAGCAAGACATCGTGAGGATGCTAAAAGACATGGGAGAAGTTGTCGCAATGACCGGGGATGGTGTGAATGATGCTCCTGCACTGAAACTTGCTGATATTGGTATTGCTATGGGAATTACTGGAACTGAG GTTGCCAAGGAAGCTTCAGATATGGTTTTGGCTGATGATAACTTTAGTTCTATTGTGTCAGCGGTTGCTGAGGGTCGTTCAATCTATAATAACATGAAAGCTTTTATAAG GTACATGATATCATCAAATGTTGGAGAGGTCGTATCCATATTTTTCACCGCTGCTCTTGGATTACCAGAATGCATGATACCAGTGCAACTACTGTGGGTGAATTTGGTTACAGATGGCCCACCCGCCACAGCCCTCGGATTCAACCCTGCTGATGTTGATATAATGCAAAAACCACCCCGGAAAAGCAATGATGCTCTAATCAATTCTTGGGTTTTCTTCCGTTATATG GTGATTGGTTCATACGTTGGCATTGCTACGGTTGGAGTATTCATCTTGTGGTACACTCGGCCTTCATTCCTCGGGATAAATTTAGTTGAAGATGGGCACACGCTAGTCGAACTATCTCAACTTCGCCACTGGGGAGAATGCTCTTCCTGGTCAAATTTTACAGCTTCCCCATACACGGTTGTTGGTGGCCGTTTGATCACTTTTTCAAATCCTTGTGATTACTTTTCTGTCGGGAAGGTCAAGGCAATGACACTCTCTCTCTCAGTTTTGGTTGCGATTGAAATGTTTAATTCTCTGAACGCTCTCTCGGAAGACAACAGTTTGATCCAGATGCCTCCATGGAGGAACCCTTGGCTTCTTTTAGCCATGGCGGTCTCTCTATGCCTACATTGTTTGATACTTTATGTACCAATTCTTGCAAACGTGTTCGGCATTGTTCCATTGAGTTTAAACGAATGGCTGCTGGTACTCGTTGTTTCAGCTCCTGTTGTTCTTATAGACGAAGTACTTAAATTCGTGGGGAGGAGAAGGAGAAGATTATTGTTGGTTACCAAAGCCAAGAAAGCATGA